A genomic window from Gossypium hirsutum isolate 1008001.06 chromosome D10, Gossypium_hirsutum_v2.1, whole genome shotgun sequence includes:
- the LOC107914332 gene encoding serine/arginine-rich splicing factor SR30 isoform X2: MGHSSRTLYVGNLPGDTRMREVEDFFYKYGPIVDIDLKIPPRPHGYAFVEVELAHGGRRPSSSVDRYSSYSGSSSRGPSRRSDYRVLVTGLPSSASWQNLKDHIRKAGDVCFSQVFRDREGMIGIVDYTNYDDMKYVIRKLDDSEFRNPFSQAYIRVEYDSRYDSRRSYFRSPSRSPYSRNPNLELNLSILFQQLILPICKHILSL, translated from the exons ATGGGTCATTCAAGCCGGACGCTCTATGTGGGCAATTTGCCTGGGGATACTCGTATGAGAGAAGTTGAAGATTTCTTTTACAAg TATGGACCCATTGTTGATATTGACTTGAAGATCCCACCAAGGCCCCATGGTTATGCATTTGTTGAG GTTGAACTTGCTCATGGTGGGCGAAGACCTTCTTCATCTGTGGATCGTTATAGTAGTTACAGTGGTAGCAGTAGTCGTGGGCCTTCCAGGCGCTCTGATTATCGTG TTTTGGTGACTGGTTTACCTTCTTCTGCTTCATGGCAAAACCTAAAG GATCACATACGAAAAGCTGGGGATGTTTGTTTCTCTCAAGTGTTTCGTGATCGTGAAG GCATGATAGGGATTGTAGATTACACAAACTATGATGATATGAAATATGTT ATAAGGAAGCTTGATGACTCTGAGTTTCGAAATCCATTTAGCCAGGCTTACATACGG GTGGAGTATGATTCAAGATATGATTCTAGGCGCAGCTACTTTAGAAGTCCTAGTCGTAGCCCATATAGTCGAAACCCTAATCTAGAATTGAATCTATCAATCCTTTTTCAACAGTTAATTCTGCCCATTTGCAAACATATTCTATCATTGTAA
- the LOC107914332 gene encoding serine/arginine-rich splicing factor SR30 isoform X3: MGHSSRTLYVGNLPGDTRMREVEDFFYKYGPIVDIDLKIPPRPHGYAFVEDPRDAEDAIRGRDGYKFNGNRLRVELAHGGRRPSSSVDRYSSYSGSSSRGPSRRSDYRVLVTGLPSSASWQNLKDHIRKAGDVCFSQVFRDREGMIGIVDYTNYDDMKYVGETMEMSLARLVPLTKKSN, encoded by the exons ATGGGTCATTCAAGCCGGACGCTCTATGTGGGCAATTTGCCTGGGGATACTCGTATGAGAGAAGTTGAAGATTTCTTTTACAAg TATGGACCCATTGTTGATATTGACTTGAAGATCCCACCAAGGCCCCATGGTTATGCATTTGTTGAG GATCCTCGTGATGCTGAAGATGCAATTCGTGGTCGAGATGGTTATAAATTTAATGGGAATCGTCTAAGA GTTGAACTTGCTCATGGTGGGCGAAGACCTTCTTCATCTGTGGATCGTTATAGTAGTTACAGTGGTAGCAGTAGTCGTGGGCCTTCCAGGCGCTCTGATTATCGTG TTTTGGTGACTGGTTTACCTTCTTCTGCTTCATGGCAAAACCTAAAG GATCACATACGAAAAGCTGGGGATGTTTGTTTCTCTCAAGTGTTTCGTGATCGTGAAG GCATGATAGGGATTGTAGATTACACAAACTATGATGATATGAAATATGTT GGTGAAACTATGGAGATGAGTCTTGCGAGACTGGTTCCCTTGACGAAGAAATCGAACTAG
- the LOC107914332 gene encoding serine/arginine-rich splicing factor SR30 isoform X1 has product MGHSSRTLYVGNLPGDTRMREVEDFFYKYGPIVDIDLKIPPRPHGYAFVEDPRDAEDAIRGRDGYKFNGNRLRVELAHGGRRPSSSVDRYSSYSGSSSRGPSRRSDYRVLVTGLPSSASWQNLKDHIRKAGDVCFSQVFRDREGMIGIVDYTNYDDMKYVIRKLDDSEFRNPFSQAYIRVEYDSRYDSRRSYFRSPSRSPYSRNPNLELNLSILFQQLILPICKHILSL; this is encoded by the exons ATGGGTCATTCAAGCCGGACGCTCTATGTGGGCAATTTGCCTGGGGATACTCGTATGAGAGAAGTTGAAGATTTCTTTTACAAg TATGGACCCATTGTTGATATTGACTTGAAGATCCCACCAAGGCCCCATGGTTATGCATTTGTTGAG GATCCTCGTGATGCTGAAGATGCAATTCGTGGTCGAGATGGTTATAAATTTAATGGGAATCGTCTAAGA GTTGAACTTGCTCATGGTGGGCGAAGACCTTCTTCATCTGTGGATCGTTATAGTAGTTACAGTGGTAGCAGTAGTCGTGGGCCTTCCAGGCGCTCTGATTATCGTG TTTTGGTGACTGGTTTACCTTCTTCTGCTTCATGGCAAAACCTAAAG GATCACATACGAAAAGCTGGGGATGTTTGTTTCTCTCAAGTGTTTCGTGATCGTGAAG GCATGATAGGGATTGTAGATTACACAAACTATGATGATATGAAATATGTT ATAAGGAAGCTTGATGACTCTGAGTTTCGAAATCCATTTAGCCAGGCTTACATACGG GTGGAGTATGATTCAAGATATGATTCTAGGCGCAGCTACTTTAGAAGTCCTAGTCGTAGCCCATATAGTCGAAACCCTAATCTAGAATTGAATCTATCAATCCTTTTTCAACAGTTAATTCTGCCCATTTGCAAACATATTCTATCATTGTAA
- the LOC107914332 gene encoding serine/arginine-rich splicing factor SR30 isoform X5, protein MGHSSRTLYVGNLPGDTRMREVEDFFYKYGPIVDIDLKIPPRPHGYAFVEDPRDAEDAIRGRDGYKFNGNRLRVELAHGGRRPSSSVDRYSSYSGSSSRGPSRRSDYRVLVTGLPSSASWQNLKDHIRKAGDVCFSQVFRDREGMIGIVDYTNYDDMKYVEA, encoded by the exons ATGGGTCATTCAAGCCGGACGCTCTATGTGGGCAATTTGCCTGGGGATACTCGTATGAGAGAAGTTGAAGATTTCTTTTACAAg TATGGACCCATTGTTGATATTGACTTGAAGATCCCACCAAGGCCCCATGGTTATGCATTTGTTGAG GATCCTCGTGATGCTGAAGATGCAATTCGTGGTCGAGATGGTTATAAATTTAATGGGAATCGTCTAAGA GTTGAACTTGCTCATGGTGGGCGAAGACCTTCTTCATCTGTGGATCGTTATAGTAGTTACAGTGGTAGCAGTAGTCGTGGGCCTTCCAGGCGCTCTGATTATCGTG TTTTGGTGACTGGTTTACCTTCTTCTGCTTCATGGCAAAACCTAAAG GATCACATACGAAAAGCTGGGGATGTTTGTTTCTCTCAAGTGTTTCGTGATCGTGAAG GCATGATAGGGATTGTAGATTACACAAACTATGATGATATGAAATATGTT GAAGCTTGA
- the LOC107914332 gene encoding serine/arginine-rich splicing factor SR30 isoform X4: MGHSSRTLYVGNLPGDTRMREVEDFFYKYGPIVDIDLKIPPRPHGYAFVEDPRDAEDAIRGRDGYKFNGNRLRVELAHGGRRPSSSVDRYSSYSGSSSRGPSRRSDYRVLVTGLPSSASWQNLKDHIRKAGDVCFSQVFRDREGMIGIVDYTNYDDMKYVLS, encoded by the exons ATGGGTCATTCAAGCCGGACGCTCTATGTGGGCAATTTGCCTGGGGATACTCGTATGAGAGAAGTTGAAGATTTCTTTTACAAg TATGGACCCATTGTTGATATTGACTTGAAGATCCCACCAAGGCCCCATGGTTATGCATTTGTTGAG GATCCTCGTGATGCTGAAGATGCAATTCGTGGTCGAGATGGTTATAAATTTAATGGGAATCGTCTAAGA GTTGAACTTGCTCATGGTGGGCGAAGACCTTCTTCATCTGTGGATCGTTATAGTAGTTACAGTGGTAGCAGTAGTCGTGGGCCTTCCAGGCGCTCTGATTATCGTG TTTTGGTGACTGGTTTACCTTCTTCTGCTTCATGGCAAAACCTAAAG GATCACATACGAAAAGCTGGGGATGTTTGTTTCTCTCAAGTGTTTCGTGATCGTGAAG GCATGATAGGGATTGTAGATTACACAAACTATGATGATATGAAATATGTT CTATCTTAA